One Aquarana catesbeiana isolate 2022-GZ linkage group LG06, ASM4218655v1, whole genome shotgun sequence genomic region harbors:
- the LOC141148211 gene encoding uncharacterized protein isoform X2 — MFSHILLNYLSPSVLSLQQHTASPAWYEKGPHRPVGRIFSQSAEMEDLVNLREKVLSYSLESSEMEKLGYNRILLQVCGQAGHGKSSFINSLRYALLGGKFEDKASEASATESHGGHTSQRKSYLLTDVITLVDNRGFGKADNYEKEEVYTQLGNLQPLDEDVVWRNSFDERMEAITAVKCNSNDLLLPVFIYSAQCGMSNESKEEIKEFLKNAQKLTGFLPIIILTKRYLGDFRTLEQQFRDLGMERIFPVENYTTKDHIKTPEKEKTFLSILSEALDLVNFRGNTASSFGTPEEEHVKRVQMVLKIAQRNETERDKKKLRNKWDKEHEEKNKTKFCRFM; from the exons ATGTTCTCACATATTCTTTTAAATTATTTGTCTCCTTCCGTATTATCACTACAGCAGCACACGGCTTCTCCAGCTTGGTATGAGAAAGGTCCCCATCGTCCTGTTGGAAG AATATTCTCTCAGTCAGCGGAGATGGAGGATTTGGTGAACTTGAGAGAGAAGGTCCTCAGCTACAGCCTTGAAAGTTCTGAGATGGAAAAGTTGGGTTACAATCGGATCTTGCTCCAGGTCTGTGGTCAGGCTGGTCATGGAAAATCATCATTCATCAATTCCCTCAGGTATGCCTTGCTTGGTGGCAAGTTTGAGGACAAGGCATCTGAGGCGTCAGCCACCGAAAGCCACGGGGGGCATACCAGTCAAAGAAAATCGTACCTCCTGACTGATGTCATCACCCTGGTGGACAATCGAGGGTTTGGAAAAGCAGACAACTATGAGAAGGAGGAAGTTTATACTCAGCttg GAAACTTGCAGCCTCTGGATGAAGACGTGGTTTGGCGAAATTCTTTCGATGAGAGAATGGAAGCAATAACTGCAGTCAAATGTAACTCCAATGATCTTCTACTGCCAGTATTCATCTACAG TGCACAATGTGGGATGAGTAATGAATCGAAAGAAGAAATTAAAGAATTTCTTAAAAATGCTCAAAAGCTTACAG GATTTCTGCCAATCATCATCCTCACCAAAAGATATCTTGGAGATTTTAGGACTTTGGAACAGCAGTTTAGGGACCTCGGTATGGAGCGAATATTCCCAGTGGAGAACTACACTACTAAGGACCACATCAAAACCCCGGAGAAGGAGAAGACCTTCCTGTCCATCCTGAGTGAGGCACTGGATCTGGTGAACTTCCGGGGCAACACGGCATCTTCCTTTGGCACCCCGGAGGAGGAGCACGTGAAAAGGGTGCAGATGGTGCTCAAGATCGCACAAAGGAACGAGACAGAGAGAGACAAGAAAAAATTACGAAATAAATGGGATAAGGAACacgaggaaaaaaataaaacaaaattttgcAGATTCATGTAA
- the LOC141148211 gene encoding uncharacterized protein isoform X3, which produces MEDLVNLREKVLSYSLESSEMEKLGYNRILLQVCGQAGHGKSSFINSLRYALLGGKFEDKASEASATESHGGHTSQRKSYLLTDVITLVDNRGFGKADNYEKEEVYTQLGNLQPLDEDVVWRNSFDERMEAITAVKCNSNDLLLPVFIYSAQCGMSNESKEEIKEFLKNAQKLTGFLPIIILTKRYLGDFRTLEQQFRDLGMERIFPVENYTTKDHIKTPEKEKTFLSILSEALDLVNFRGNTASSFGTPEEEHVKRVQMVLKIAQRNETERDKKKLRNKWDKEHEEKNKTKFCRFM; this is translated from the exons ATGGAGGATTTGGTGAACTTGAGAGAGAAGGTCCTCAGCTACAGCCTTGAAAGTTCTGAGATGGAAAAGTTGGGTTACAATCGGATCTTGCTCCAGGTCTGTGGTCAGGCTGGTCATGGAAAATCATCATTCATCAATTCCCTCAGGTATGCCTTGCTTGGTGGCAAGTTTGAGGACAAGGCATCTGAGGCGTCAGCCACCGAAAGCCACGGGGGGCATACCAGTCAAAGAAAATCGTACCTCCTGACTGATGTCATCACCCTGGTGGACAATCGAGGGTTTGGAAAAGCAGACAACTATGAGAAGGAGGAAGTTTATACTCAGCttg GAAACTTGCAGCCTCTGGATGAAGACGTGGTTTGGCGAAATTCTTTCGATGAGAGAATGGAAGCAATAACTGCAGTCAAATGTAACTCCAATGATCTTCTACTGCCAGTATTCATCTACAG TGCACAATGTGGGATGAGTAATGAATCGAAAGAAGAAATTAAAGAATTTCTTAAAAATGCTCAAAAGCTTACAG GATTTCTGCCAATCATCATCCTCACCAAAAGATATCTTGGAGATTTTAGGACTTTGGAACAGCAGTTTAGGGACCTCGGTATGGAGCGAATATTCCCAGTGGAGAACTACACTACTAAGGACCACATCAAAACCCCGGAGAAGGAGAAGACCTTCCTGTCCATCCTGAGTGAGGCACTGGATCTGGTGAACTTCCGGGGCAACACGGCATCTTCCTTTGGCACCCCGGAGGAGGAGCACGTGAAAAGGGTGCAGATGGTGCTCAAGATCGCACAAAGGAACGAGACAGAGAGAGACAAGAAAAAATTACGAAATAAATGGGATAAGGAACacgaggaaaaaaataaaacaaaattttgcAGATTCATGTAA
- the LOC141148211 gene encoding uncharacterized protein isoform X1, producing MLEKLVWSVSATVDLLVATLFSFRRSSKLQNKTGLKTVLFRIFSQSAEMEDLVNLREKVLSYSLESSEMEKLGYNRILLQVCGQAGHGKSSFINSLRYALLGGKFEDKASEASATESHGGHTSQRKSYLLTDVITLVDNRGFGKADNYEKEEVYTQLGNLQPLDEDVVWRNSFDERMEAITAVKCNSNDLLLPVFIYSAQCGMSNESKEEIKEFLKNAQKLTGFLPIIILTKRYLGDFRTLEQQFRDLGMERIFPVENYTTKDHIKTPEKEKTFLSILSEALDLVNFRGNTASSFGTPEEEHVKRVQMVLKIAQRNETERDKKKLRNKWDKEHEEKNKTKFCRFM from the exons ATGTTGGAAAAGCTGGTGTGGTCAGTGTCGGCCACTGTGGACTTGTTGGTGGCAACCCTTTTTTCTTTTAGACGTTCCTCAAAACTTCAAAATAAAACAGGATTAAAAACAGTTCTGTTCAG AATATTCTCTCAGTCAGCGGAGATGGAGGATTTGGTGAACTTGAGAGAGAAGGTCCTCAGCTACAGCCTTGAAAGTTCTGAGATGGAAAAGTTGGGTTACAATCGGATCTTGCTCCAGGTCTGTGGTCAGGCTGGTCATGGAAAATCATCATTCATCAATTCCCTCAGGTATGCCTTGCTTGGTGGCAAGTTTGAGGACAAGGCATCTGAGGCGTCAGCCACCGAAAGCCACGGGGGGCATACCAGTCAAAGAAAATCGTACCTCCTGACTGATGTCATCACCCTGGTGGACAATCGAGGGTTTGGAAAAGCAGACAACTATGAGAAGGAGGAAGTTTATACTCAGCttg GAAACTTGCAGCCTCTGGATGAAGACGTGGTTTGGCGAAATTCTTTCGATGAGAGAATGGAAGCAATAACTGCAGTCAAATGTAACTCCAATGATCTTCTACTGCCAGTATTCATCTACAG TGCACAATGTGGGATGAGTAATGAATCGAAAGAAGAAATTAAAGAATTTCTTAAAAATGCTCAAAAGCTTACAG GATTTCTGCCAATCATCATCCTCACCAAAAGATATCTTGGAGATTTTAGGACTTTGGAACAGCAGTTTAGGGACCTCGGTATGGAGCGAATATTCCCAGTGGAGAACTACACTACTAAGGACCACATCAAAACCCCGGAGAAGGAGAAGACCTTCCTGTCCATCCTGAGTGAGGCACTGGATCTGGTGAACTTCCGGGGCAACACGGCATCTTCCTTTGGCACCCCGGAGGAGGAGCACGTGAAAAGGGTGCAGATGGTGCTCAAGATCGCACAAAGGAACGAGACAGAGAGAGACAAGAAAAAATTACGAAATAAATGGGATAAGGAACacgaggaaaaaaataaaacaaaattttgcAGATTCATGTAA